A region from the Streptomyces sp. NBC_01445 genome encodes:
- a CDS encoding type II secretion system F family protein, with protein MNQSQRALVAALGVVVFVACLARAVTALRRRTEPERGPVKRRGGPGLLDELPPVWQANYRFLFSAAVVAGVLVWAIAGRPVHGLVAFAGVAGLPFLLFPGGSARTELEQLEAFSDWLQQLSSVIAAGKPLEVAIPGSLSTVPDLLRVPVTRLAQRLADGVPPAQAYRYFADDLASNTGDEIAMVFQMHTQARGRGLANVIKEMAFNKSDKAKALRKLDSDRARTRRKARNVTVLTLAVIALGLTSVSYTDWYRTAPGQLGLMVVGLMVTGSLVWMRKTARNKPEPRLLRTAAERVGVEQS; from the coding sequence ATGAACCAGTCGCAGCGGGCCTTGGTGGCCGCGCTCGGTGTCGTCGTGTTCGTGGCCTGCCTCGCCCGGGCCGTGACGGCCCTGCGCCGCCGCACCGAGCCGGAGCGCGGCCCGGTCAAACGACGTGGCGGACCGGGGCTGCTGGACGAGCTCCCGCCGGTGTGGCAGGCCAACTACCGCTTCCTGTTCAGTGCCGCGGTCGTCGCCGGGGTACTGGTATGGGCGATCGCCGGACGTCCTGTGCACGGTCTGGTCGCGTTCGCCGGTGTGGCTGGTCTGCCGTTCCTGCTGTTCCCTGGCGGTTCGGCGCGTACCGAGCTGGAGCAGCTGGAGGCGTTCTCCGACTGGCTGCAGCAGCTGTCCAGCGTGATCGCTGCCGGAAAGCCGCTGGAGGTGGCGATCCCCGGTTCCCTGTCCACGGTGCCGGATCTGCTGCGTGTGCCGGTGACCCGGCTCGCGCAGCGGCTCGCGGACGGGGTGCCGCCCGCGCAGGCCTACCGGTACTTCGCCGACGATCTGGCCTCCAATACCGGCGACGAGATCGCCATGGTGTTCCAGATGCACACCCAGGCCCGCGGCCGCGGGCTGGCGAACGTGATCAAGGAGATGGCGTTCAACAAGTCCGACAAGGCCAAGGCCCTGCGCAAGCTCGACTCTGACCGGGCGCGGACCCGGCGTAAGGCCCGCAACGTCACCGTGCTGACCCTCGCGGTCATCGCGCTCGGGCTGACCAGCGTCTCCTACACCGATTGGTACCGCACCGCGCCGGGCCAACTCGGCCTGATGGTGGTGGGGTTGATGGTCACCGGGTCGCTGGTGTGGATGCGCAAGACCGCCCGGAACAAACCCGAACCGCGGCTGCTGCGCACGGCGGCCGAGCGTGTGGGGGTGGAGCAGTCGTGA
- a CDS encoding TadE/TadG family type IV pilus assembly protein: protein MTRAAGKRHPVPESRWSRLRERLNDHGDSVVEFAVIFPVVLILVFTVIEGALYFHARSVAARAAQVGVDAGRSYDASPDDGAAAARDFLARTGNSVEGSKVAVDSGGNQIAVTVTGTVSSLVPGLEFTVRQRAQAPVEEFR, encoded by the coding sequence GTGACCAGAGCCGCCGGCAAGCGACACCCGGTCCCGGAGTCGAGATGGTCCCGGCTTCGGGAGCGTCTCAACGACCACGGCGACAGCGTCGTCGAGTTCGCGGTGATCTTCCCCGTCGTGCTGATCCTCGTGTTCACCGTCATCGAGGGCGCCCTGTACTTCCATGCCCGCTCGGTGGCAGCGCGCGCAGCTCAGGTCGGCGTGGACGCAGGCCGCTCCTACGACGCGAGCCCGGACGACGGGGCCGCCGCCGCCCGCGACTTCCTGGCCCGCACCGGCAACTCGGTCGAGGGCTCCAAGGTGGCGGTCGACTCCGGCGGCAACCAGATCGCGGTGACCGTCACCGGCACCGTCTCCTCCCTGGTGCCCGGCCTGGAGTTCACCGTGCGCCAGCGTGCCCAAGCCCCCGTGGAGGAATTCCGGTGA
- a CDS encoding TadE/TadG family type IV pilus assembly protein, with translation MKHAWVHASRALPLGRCRRTEHLVARTVLGWRAAFSGAAADRGSAALGAAIFTPVFIALLALVIAAGRIQIAQGAADAAARDAARTASLADSPDTAQGEARQAAAESLRRSGLTCSDIAVAVESDGIDAPVGQAATVTATVSCTVPLDDVALPALPGTKTLKSTMTSVVDQWRAR, from the coding sequence GTGAAACACGCGTGGGTTCACGCCTCCCGCGCCCTGCCGCTCGGCCGCTGCCGGCGGACAGAACATCTTGTGGCCCGCACGGTCCTGGGCTGGCGTGCTGCCTTCTCGGGTGCGGCCGCGGACCGGGGCAGTGCCGCGCTGGGTGCGGCAATCTTCACTCCGGTGTTCATCGCCCTGCTCGCCCTGGTGATCGCTGCGGGCCGGATCCAGATCGCGCAGGGTGCCGCGGACGCAGCCGCGCGGGATGCTGCACGCACCGCCTCGCTGGCCGACAGCCCCGACACCGCGCAGGGCGAGGCCCGCCAAGCCGCCGCCGAGTCGCTGCGCCGCTCCGGGCTGACCTGCTCCGACATCGCGGTCGCCGTGGAGTCCGACGGGATCGACGCGCCCGTCGGGCAGGCCGCCACGGTCACCGCCACCGTGTCGTGCACCGTGCCGCTAGATGACGTGGCGCTGCCCGCACTGCCCGGCACCAAGACGCTGAAGAGCACCATGACCAGCGTTGTTGATCAGTGGAGGGCCCGGTGA
- a CDS encoding pilus assembly protein TadG-related protein: MTKPLPRLRAHVRRAVSTLRERRDTGGVELFMPIMAIAIFVMLGLVVDGTGVLNGNSRATYAAQEAARAAGQQIDPGQAITGEAIVVDPDAAAGAAQDYLDAEGLDGDVVVSGDGKTITVTVNDSYDPLFASLLGIDTLPVSGEAKATLLHQPGG, from the coding sequence GTGACCAAGCCCCTCCCCCGACTGCGTGCCCATGTCCGTCGTGCCGTCAGTACGCTGCGCGAGCGCCGCGATACCGGCGGCGTGGAACTGTTCATGCCGATCATGGCGATCGCCATCTTCGTGATGCTCGGCCTGGTCGTGGACGGCACCGGCGTCCTCAACGGCAACTCCCGCGCCACCTACGCCGCTCAGGAGGCCGCCCGCGCGGCCGGCCAGCAGATCGATCCCGGTCAGGCCATCACCGGCGAGGCGATCGTCGTCGATCCCGACGCCGCCGCCGGCGCGGCCCAGGACTACCTCGACGCCGAGGGCCTGGACGGTGACGTAGTGGTCTCCGGCGATGGCAAGACCATCACGGTGACCGTCAACGACTCCTACGACCCGCTGTTCGCCTCGCTGTTGGGCATCGACACCCTGCCAGTGTCCGGCGAAGCCAAGGCCACCCTGCTCCACCAGCCCGGAGGCTGA
- a CDS encoding LysM peptidoglycan-binding domain-containing protein, with the protein MAHRIVRWPLALLRLIARLAALAVLAAGVPALLLKVGTLPQSVPSLSEAREALMAPDDGSLLFTTLTLAAWIAWLWLLVPLLVELVAALAHRATPRLPGMATSQRLAVFLLGGLLLASPAAAATAATPVVAATATLDHASPAPASVDHTERTATAATTAAATKEHHVAGEGVVAYDVAEQRLGDGLRWRDIARLNPELHITGPSSSLSAGTTLTLPADASPAAASASGASSGLQAQLASSSRTASEDASEQRSESHYMVRPGDTLWDISEEQQGDPTLYPEIVEANPDVIKNPNLIHPGDHLAIPDQARPSQQPGKQGSDGQEKGHQGEDGEAAASPSESPRASDGEAGTPEQEATPAPSASSSAQEQESNSSATKAPSEDPGVGVPSQAAPTAEPSGAGTEEPSAPGTSAPAGAAPSADDRHSSAQDASPDEESGLTVTTMALGASAFVAAGVLLMLRRRRTVQQRRRRAGRRISMAQGRAAATERALRCVDAIEEVDFLDAALRTLAHHCAEAGRPLPALAAVQLGTEGVLLHLADTDDADELPAPLPPFTAVDDSPQLWWCATDTGDLADAELLGRMDAPYPALVALGDDTREALLLVDLERFGAVHLTGATRLQVLRALGTSLAVSPLSSDLEIAVAGEDSAPGLSLIDSRVTPYTTLADAADVVRTHHGRQHTALSGSNSTDLGAARAADTVDELWPMVVLADLDSCPDPEAAEELAEVLQQEPRTATVIITSGHMPAEADAVWVLDTDDEVHPVPGTGLHCRLVAFSDEEYADVVESALTSNSETDLAPDEPPATSVPLAKDTEAPAAAAAPAAAESVPAARESDSLFARLADLDDDSPAHHLEGAPAPATVHHEDDAATEAQPSAEEAGPAIPRTDATSPSRIVLPATTATSRVNARLPEPVSPPAPVPQEPVPTSAADSPQRPAGEDAADGPLVRVLGPIDVTGARGHIESNRRTVATELVSWLALRTDGATRHELDEVIAPGGGRVENNTRNGRVREVRRWLGDEYYPKLNEQPDRKHRLVGVACDWHQFQDLTTQAARAGGDEGRAMLRRALELVQGRPFTGIPPRRYVWAEALTQDMISAVVDVADDLAARCLAARDPRGALWASGRGLDTAREREALWRHRFEALAQLGAHDELEAAIQQLNQYLLDADLPMERQTEETIRRLDAVRR; encoded by the coding sequence ATGGCCCACCGCATCGTCCGCTGGCCCCTCGCCCTGCTGCGCCTGATCGCACGCCTGGCCGCACTCGCCGTACTCGCCGCCGGCGTACCCGCGCTCCTCCTCAAGGTTGGCACCCTGCCGCAGAGCGTGCCGTCCCTGAGCGAGGCGCGTGAGGCGTTGATGGCTCCGGATGACGGGAGCCTGCTGTTCACCACGCTCACCCTCGCCGCGTGGATCGCGTGGCTGTGGCTGCTCGTTCCTCTCCTGGTCGAACTGGTCGCGGCCCTCGCGCACCGGGCCACACCCCGGCTTCCGGGCATGGCCACCAGCCAGCGCCTGGCCGTCTTTCTGCTGGGCGGGCTGCTGCTCGCTTCTCCCGCGGCCGCGGCAACCGCCGCCACCCCCGTCGTCGCAGCGACCGCCACCCTCGACCACGCCTCCCCCGCCCCGGCCTCCGTGGACCACACCGAGCGCACGGCGACCGCGGCGACAACGGCCGCTGCCACCAAGGAGCATCACGTCGCAGGCGAGGGTGTGGTGGCGTACGACGTGGCTGAGCAGCGTCTCGGCGACGGGTTGCGCTGGCGTGACATCGCCCGCCTCAACCCCGAGTTGCACATCACCGGGCCCAGCTCCTCGCTGTCGGCGGGCACCACGCTCACACTGCCCGCCGACGCCAGCCCCGCGGCCGCCTCCGCATCGGGCGCGAGTTCCGGCCTGCAAGCTCAGCTGGCGAGCTCCTCGCGCACGGCGAGCGAGGACGCCTCGGAGCAGCGTTCGGAAAGCCATTACATGGTGCGGCCCGGGGACACGCTGTGGGACATCTCCGAGGAGCAGCAGGGCGATCCCACGCTCTACCCGGAGATCGTCGAGGCGAACCCGGACGTCATCAAGAACCCGAACCTGATCCATCCTGGGGATCACCTGGCTATCCCCGACCAGGCGCGGCCCTCCCAGCAGCCCGGCAAGCAGGGCTCCGACGGCCAGGAGAAGGGCCACCAGGGCGAGGACGGCGAGGCGGCGGCATCGCCCTCCGAGTCCCCCCGGGCCAGCGACGGCGAGGCGGGCACCCCAGAACAGGAAGCAACTCCCGCCCCGTCCGCGAGCAGTTCCGCGCAGGAGCAGGAGTCCAACTCCTCGGCCACGAAGGCACCGAGTGAGGACCCGGGCGTCGGTGTGCCCTCCCAGGCCGCGCCGACCGCGGAGCCCTCCGGGGCCGGCACCGAGGAGCCCTCCGCACCCGGCACCTCGGCACCTGCTGGGGCTGCGCCGTCGGCTGACGATCGCCACAGCAGCGCCCAAGACGCCTCGCCGGACGAGGAGTCCGGCCTGACCGTCACGACGATGGCGTTGGGCGCGTCCGCGTTCGTCGCCGCCGGAGTGCTCTTGATGCTGCGGCGCAGGCGGACGGTGCAGCAGCGTCGCCGGCGGGCCGGGCGCCGGATCTCGATGGCGCAGGGACGTGCCGCCGCGACCGAGCGTGCCCTGCGCTGCGTCGATGCCATCGAGGAGGTCGACTTCCTGGATGCGGCCCTGCGCACGCTCGCCCACCACTGCGCCGAGGCGGGGCGTCCGCTGCCCGCTCTCGCCGCCGTCCAGCTGGGCACCGAGGGCGTGCTGCTCCACCTCGCCGACACCGATGATGCCGACGAACTCCCCGCTCCCCTGCCACCGTTCACCGCCGTCGACGACAGCCCGCAGCTTTGGTGGTGCGCCACCGACACCGGGGACCTCGCAGACGCCGAACTCCTCGGCCGGATGGACGCCCCTTATCCGGCACTGGTCGCGCTCGGCGACGACACCCGCGAGGCGCTGCTACTGGTCGACCTGGAACGCTTCGGGGCCGTGCACCTCACCGGCGCCACACGGCTTCAGGTGCTGCGCGCCCTGGGTACATCGCTCGCGGTGTCCCCGCTCAGCTCGGACCTGGAGATCGCTGTCGCGGGCGAGGACAGCGCCCCGGGCCTGTCCCTCATCGACTCGCGCGTGACCCCGTACACGACGCTCGCCGACGCGGCCGACGTCGTCCGCACCCACCACGGCCGCCAGCACACGGCACTGTCCGGCAGCAACAGTACGGACCTGGGAGCCGCGCGGGCCGCGGACACGGTGGACGAGCTGTGGCCGATGGTCGTCCTTGCCGACCTCGACAGCTGCCCCGACCCCGAGGCCGCCGAAGAGCTCGCCGAGGTCCTGCAGCAGGAACCGCGTACCGCGACCGTCATCATCACCAGCGGGCACATGCCCGCCGAGGCCGACGCGGTGTGGGTCCTGGACACCGACGACGAAGTCCATCCCGTGCCCGGTACCGGGCTGCACTGCCGCCTGGTCGCCTTCTCGGACGAGGAATACGCCGACGTCGTCGAGAGCGCGCTGACGTCGAACTCGGAGACCGACCTCGCCCCCGACGAACCGCCTGCGACCTCCGTCCCGCTGGCGAAGGACACCGAGGCGCCCGCCGCCGCTGCAGCTCCGGCTGCCGCCGAGTCGGTACCCGCCGCGCGGGAGTCGGACAGCCTGTTCGCCCGCCTGGCCGACCTCGACGACGACTCCCCAGCCCATCACCTCGAGGGCGCGCCCGCACCGGCCACAGTGCACCACGAGGACGACGCGGCCACGGAGGCCCAACCTTCTGCAGAAGAGGCTGGCCCCGCCATCCCGCGGACGGACGCCACCTCCCCCAGCCGGATCGTGCTGCCTGCCACAACCGCGACCTCTCGGGTCAACGCCCGGCTGCCCGAGCCCGTCAGCCCGCCGGCCCCGGTGCCCCAGGAGCCGGTGCCCACCAGTGCGGCCGACAGCCCACAGCGGCCGGCAGGCGAGGACGCGGCCGACGGGCCCCTGGTCCGAGTGCTCGGCCCCATCGACGTCACCGGCGCCCGCGGGCACATCGAATCCAACCGGCGCACCGTCGCCACGGAACTGGTCTCCTGGCTCGCCCTGCGCACCGACGGTGCCACCCGCCACGAGCTCGACGAGGTCATCGCGCCCGGCGGAGGGCGCGTGGAGAACAACACCAGGAACGGACGTGTCCGCGAGGTACGGCGCTGGCTCGGTGACGAGTACTACCCAAAGCTCAACGAACAGCCCGACCGCAAGCACCGCCTGGTCGGCGTCGCCTGCGACTGGCACCAGTTCCAGGACCTGACCACCCAGGCCGCTCGCGCCGGCGGCGATGAAGGGCGCGCCATGCTGCGGCGCGCGCTCGAGCTCGTACAGGGCCGGCCCTTCACCGGCATTCCGCCGCGCCGCTACGTCTGGGCCGAGGCCCTGACCCAGGACATGATCTCGGCAGTGGTCGACGTGGCCGACGACCTCGCCGCCCGCTGCCTGGCCGCCCGCGACCCTCGGGGCGCACTGTGGGCGTCGGGCCGCGGCCTGGACACCGCACGCGAGCGCGAGGCCCTGTGGCGCCACCGCTTCGAGGCCCTGGCCCAACTCGGCGCACACGACGAACTGGAAGCAGCGATCCAGCAGCTGAACCAGTACCTCCTCGATGCCGACCTGCCCATGGAACGCCAGACCGAGGAGACCATCCGCCGCCTGGACGCAGTCCGCCGCTAA
- a CDS encoding ABC transporter ATP-binding protein, with protein MRDSKLDPGTPDSRSAARYLWWLITSQRRRIAAGALLGSTWMVCLALPPYLLSRAIDDGLERGQWSVLVGWVAALLGVGVLNAWLAIMRHRTMTKVRMDAAFRSVQVVVRQATRLGGALPRRVTAGEVVTIGFGDVAVIASTLTITGPGVGAVLAYVVVAALLLTASPLLAVVVLLGVPLLAVLVGPLLGRLQGVEATYREQQGGLAARFTDIVGGLRVLNGIGGKEVYAERYRRGSRTLQAKGYRVGAVTSWIQALSVGLPTLFLGAVTWLAARMAAQGTISVGELVAVYGYAAVLVVPVSFFIEGGYDLSRGLVAARRVVRFLAMEPDSLGGDAASDGPGLPAALRDPASGVEATPGRLTALVSARPAESATVVDRLGRFVESAVTWGEIRLAEIDLTQVRRRILVADNEADLFAGPLREVICGPWDRDEETIGRGLSAAMAQDIVRALPDGLDSPVDAQGRNLSGGQRQRIRLARALLVDPEVLLAVEPTSAVDAHTEAAIATRLYAARSGRTTVVTSTSPLLLVQADTVHYLVDGSVADSGSHHELLARQPSYRRLVSRGASEADGVHDEDRDRADEGTAPTCREAVQ; from the coding sequence ATGAGAGATTCGAAATTGGATCCGGGGACCCCGGACAGTCGCAGTGCCGCGCGGTACCTGTGGTGGCTGATCACCAGTCAGCGCCGCCGGATCGCCGCCGGTGCGCTGCTGGGCAGCACTTGGATGGTCTGTCTGGCTCTGCCGCCGTACCTGCTGTCACGTGCCATCGACGACGGGCTGGAGCGGGGGCAGTGGTCCGTGCTCGTCGGCTGGGTCGCGGCGTTGTTGGGTGTGGGGGTGCTGAACGCGTGGCTGGCCATCATGCGACACCGCACCATGACCAAGGTGCGGATGGATGCGGCCTTCCGTTCTGTGCAGGTGGTGGTCAGGCAGGCGACCAGGCTGGGCGGGGCGCTGCCGCGCCGGGTCACGGCCGGGGAAGTCGTCACGATCGGGTTCGGCGACGTCGCGGTGATCGCGAGCACGCTGACCATTACCGGCCCCGGTGTCGGCGCGGTCCTCGCCTATGTCGTCGTGGCCGCACTGCTGTTGACCGCTTCGCCGTTGCTCGCCGTGGTGGTGCTTCTCGGTGTGCCGCTGCTCGCGGTGCTGGTCGGCCCGCTGCTGGGGCGGCTGCAGGGCGTCGAGGCGACGTACCGGGAACAGCAGGGCGGGCTCGCCGCCCGTTTCACGGACATCGTCGGAGGACTGCGCGTCCTCAACGGCATCGGCGGCAAGGAGGTGTACGCCGAGCGCTACCGGCGCGGTTCGCGGACGCTGCAGGCGAAGGGGTACCGCGTCGGCGCGGTGACCAGCTGGATCCAGGCCCTGAGCGTCGGCCTGCCCACCCTGTTCCTCGGGGCCGTGACCTGGCTGGCGGCCCGGATGGCGGCGCAAGGGACCATCAGCGTCGGCGAGTTGGTCGCGGTCTACGGGTACGCAGCGGTGCTGGTGGTGCCGGTCTCGTTCTTCATCGAGGGCGGCTACGACCTCAGCCGCGGACTCGTCGCCGCCCGCAGAGTCGTACGTTTTCTGGCCATGGAGCCCGATTCCCTCGGCGGGGACGCGGCTTCGGACGGGCCCGGGCTTCCGGCCGCGCTGCGTGATCCTGCATCCGGCGTCGAGGCGACGCCCGGCAGGCTGACCGCATTGGTCAGCGCCCGGCCCGCGGAGTCGGCGACGGTGGTCGACCGTCTCGGCCGTTTCGTCGAATCGGCCGTGACCTGGGGCGAGATACGCCTCGCAGAGATTGACCTGACACAGGTCCGCCGACGCATCCTCGTCGCGGACAACGAGGCCGATCTGTTCGCCGGCCCGCTGCGCGAGGTGATCTGCGGTCCGTGGGACCGGGACGAGGAGACCATCGGCCGGGGCCTCTCCGCGGCCATGGCGCAGGACATCGTCCGCGCCCTGCCGGACGGCCTCGACTCGCCCGTCGACGCGCAGGGCCGCAACCTCTCCGGCGGTCAGCGGCAGCGCATCCGCCTGGCCCGGGCCCTGCTGGTCGATCCCGAGGTACTCCTGGCGGTCGAGCCCACCTCAGCAGTCGACGCGCACACCGAGGCGGCCATCGCGACCCGGCTGTACGCCGCACGGTCCGGCCGCACCACGGTGGTCACCAGCACATCACCGCTCCTCCTGGTTCAGGCAGACACCGTGCACTACCTGGTCGACGGCTCCGTCGCGGACTCGGGCAGCCATCATGAACTCCTGGCCCGGCAGCCCAGCTACCGGCGCCTGGTCTCCCGCGGCGCGTCCGAAGCAGACGGCGTCCACGACGAAGACCGCGACCGCGCGGACGAAGGAACCGCTCCGACGTGCCGGGAGGCCGTGCAATGA